The following proteins come from a genomic window of Solidesulfovibrio sp.:
- the purF gene encoding amidophosphoribosyltransferase, producing MKKEYCGLFGIYGHPEAARMAYFGLYALQHRGQESAGIVTWDGGRIREQRGMGLVADVFSERHLGKELKGTVAVGHIRYSTTGASLLRNCQPFLVRFGDYHLAIAHNGNLVNTMELRAELEATGSIFQTTIDSEVFVHLIAKYLNGNSLEEAVIKACNKVKGAYSILLLANDKIIAVRDPHGVRPLMLGRMGDAYVLASETCAFDLMEAEAIRSVAPGEMLVIQDRRLQSYRICDPQPVRQCIFELVYFARPDSEVFGEVVYERRKQMGSTLASEAPVDADYVMPFPDSGFYAAIGYSQASGLPFEMSMVRNHYVGRTFIQPSQDMRDFSVRVKLNPVKSMIKGKRILIVEDSIVRGTTIRTRVKRLRELGAREIHMRVSCPPIRYPCFYGIDFSSKGELIAAHQSVDEIAKFIGLDSLHYLSIEGLLESVHGNGETPSYCLACFDGEYIIPPCGEGLKNCLDDASLALSW from the coding sequence ATGAAAAAGGAATACTGCGGACTGTTCGGCATCTACGGCCATCCCGAAGCGGCGCGGATGGCCTATTTCGGCCTCTACGCCCTCCAGCACCGGGGGCAGGAATCGGCGGGCATCGTCACCTGGGACGGCGGGCGCATCCGCGAGCAGCGGGGCATGGGCCTGGTCGCCGACGTGTTCTCCGAGCGCCACCTGGGCAAGGAGCTCAAGGGCACGGTCGCCGTGGGCCACATCCGCTATTCCACCACCGGCGCGTCGCTGTTGCGCAACTGCCAGCCCTTTCTCGTGCGCTTCGGCGACTACCACCTGGCCATCGCCCACAACGGCAACCTGGTCAACACCATGGAGCTGCGGGCCGAACTGGAAGCCACGGGCTCCATCTTCCAGACCACCATCGACTCGGAAGTCTTCGTCCACCTCATCGCCAAGTACCTAAACGGCAACTCCCTGGAAGAGGCGGTCATCAAGGCCTGCAACAAGGTCAAGGGCGCCTATTCCATACTGCTTCTGGCCAACGACAAGATCATCGCCGTGCGCGACCCCCACGGCGTGCGGCCGCTCATGCTCGGCCGCATGGGCGACGCCTATGTCCTGGCCTCGGAGACCTGCGCCTTCGACCTCATGGAGGCCGAGGCCATCCGCTCCGTGGCCCCGGGCGAGATGCTGGTCATCCAGGACCGCCGGCTGCAATCCTACCGCATCTGCGACCCCCAGCCCGTGCGCCAGTGCATTTTCGAACTGGTCTACTTCGCCCGCCCCGACTCCGAAGTCTTCGGCGAAGTGGTCTACGAGCGGCGCAAACAGATGGGGTCGACGCTGGCGAGCGAGGCGCCGGTCGACGCCGACTACGTCATGCCCTTTCCCGATTCCGGCTTCTACGCCGCCATCGGCTATTCGCAGGCCTCGGGCCTGCCCTTCGAGATGAGCATGGTGCGCAACCACTACGTGGGCCGCACCTTCATCCAGCCCTCCCAGGACATGCGCGATTTCAGCGTCCGGGTGAAGCTCAACCCGGTCAAGAGCATGATCAAGGGCAAGCGCATCCTCATCGTCGAGGACTCCATCGTGCGCGGCACCACCATCCGCACCCGGGTCAAGCGGCTTCGGGAACTGGGCGCCCGGGAGATCCACATGCGGGTGTCCTGTCCGCCCATCCGCTACCCCTGCTTTTACGGCATCGATTTCTCGTCCAAGGGCGAACTGATCGCCGCCCACCAGAGCGTGGACGAGATCGCCAAGTTCATCGGCCTCGATTCGCTGCACTACCTGTCCATCGAGGGCCTGCTCGAATCGGTTCACGGCAACGGCGAGACGCCATCCTACTGTTTGGCCTGCTTCGACGGCGAGTACATCATCCCGCCCTGCGGCGAAGGGCTCAAAAACTGCCTGGACGACGCGTCCCTGGCCCTTTCCTGGTAG